In Chitinophaga oryzae, the sequence GTTGGGATCTGCCCAAACACAGGTGCCGGTGAAGCCGGTGTGCCCAAAAGTAGCGCCGGAAGTTAGTTTGGAAGGATAACTTTCCCGGCGGGTATTATTGTCTTTCTCCGGTTTGTCGAAACCCAGTCCGCGACGGCTGATGCTGCTGTTGTAAGCAGTGAACAACCTTACCGTTTCCGGTTTGATATACTGTACGCCTCCGAAAGCGCCGTTATTCAGCAGCATCTGCATAATTACCCCCAGGTCGTGTGCGTTGGAATACAGGCCGGCATGACCGGCTACGCCGCCCAGCATGGCTGCTCCCGGATCGTGCACAAAACCACGCAGTAATTGCATCCGGAAAAAGTTCTCCCGTTCGGTGGGCACCAGCAAAGGCAACTGGAACCGCTCCCGCGGCAGAAAGCCGGTGGTGGCCAGTCCTAACGGTTTATAAAACGTTTCCAATACGTACTGGTCCAATTTTTTGCCGGTCACCTGTTCTACTATTTTCCCCAGGAATAAAAAATCCAGGTCGCTGTAAACATAGCCCTGATGGGGATTTACCCTGCTATCGAGGATCTTTTTCCAGATAGAGTCCACATAGCGGTGGTCCATATACATGTTTTCCGCTACCTGCACGGAATGAAGCTCGTCCGGGGTACTGTGATACAGCGCGGTATCCGGCCGGCCATCGGGGTATAAAGTTTCCTTGTAAAACGGGATGAAAGCTACCAGTCCTGCCTGGTGCAGGAGGATGTCCCTTATTTTCAGCCCGGATTTGTCAGTGCCCTGTACGAAGGGCAGATACTCCCCCAGCGTTCCGTCGAGGCTCACTTTACCTTCATCATACAGGCGCATGATGGAGATGGTGGTAGCGCATACTTTGGTAACGGAGGCCAGGTCGTAGATGGCACCGGGAGAAACCGGCTCCTGGCTGTTGTATTCGTAGTGACCAAAAGTACGGTTGTAAACGACTTTTCCGTCTTTCAGGGCCAGCACCTCGCAGCCGGGTGCGGCGCCACGGGCGATCATGTCATTGGCCAGGGCGTCGATGCCGGCCAGGCGGGCTTCGTTCATCCCTGCTTCGGCGGGGGTGACGGCAGGCAGATCGGTATACAGGTCTACATCATAGGAGATGCCGGTTCCTTCGGGCAGGCCGGGGCATACCGTTACCGGCAATTTCCCTTTGGGCCCCAGTTTCCCGAACAGCAGGTCTGCCGCTACTTTCTGGGTGATGTTGTCATCTTCGTAGGCAGCCACAATATTTTTGGCGTCGCACCAGTGCTGGATAGCGTACGGATTGCCGAATACCACGGTAGCGGAAGGCATTTCCGATTGCAGCTGTCTGACGATCAGGCGTTCAGCCAGCGTCAGGCCGAAGTTATTGGCCGGGCGGCGGCTGAAATTGTGCACGCTGATGATCACGGCTTTATAGTCACGCTGGATGCGGGATACAATCGGCGCTATCTGTTGCACCGTTTGACGGGAGGTGAAGATAAAAGCGTCTGTACCGGGCTTGTAGGCTTTGACAGCGTCGAGGAAAGCATTGTTGCCATCGGCGCCGACGGCGATCACGGCCAGTTTCTGCTGGGTCATGGCCGGGGAGAACGGTATCAGTTTATCGTCATTTTTTACGAGAGTGATGGCTTTTTCCGCGATGCGGCGCGTCAGGGTGTCTGTCAGCGCGTTTAGATCATTAGTGAGATTATTTGTCTCAATGCGTTGTGGTTTCCAGAGACCTAAGTCATATTTGGCGTGGAGAACCTTTTTAACGCGGGCATCCACTTCCTGCTGGCTGATCTGTCCTTTTTTGATAGCCTTCATGATAGCGGATATACTGCCGGAGGCGGTAGAGGGCAGGATCATGAGGTCGTTGCCGGCCAGCAAAGACTGCAAGGATTCCTGGCCTTTGGAGTAGAATTTGGCGATGCCTTTCATTTCCAGCGCATCGGTGACGATAAGGCCTTTGTAGCCCAGTTCGTTTTTCAGCAGTTTGGTCACTGCTTTATAGGAAATGGAAGTGGGCGTATTAGGCTTGTTATCGATCGCGGGAATAAAGAGGTGCCCTACCATGACGGAGCCTACGCCTGCGGCGATCGCTTCGCGGAAAGGATACAGTTCGAGGGAATCGAGCGCCTGCCGGCTCTTGTTGATGGAAGGCAGGTCAAAGTGGGAGTCCACATTGGTATCGCCATGGCCGGGAAAGTGTTTGGCGCAGGCCATCACGCCGGTAGACTGCATACCTTTGATGGCGGCGACGCCAAGGCCGGCCACCAGGTATTTGTTTTCGCCGAAGGAGCGGTCGTTGATGACCGGGTTGTTCGGGTTATTGTTGATATCCATATCGGGAGCGAAGTCGAGATGGATGCCGATGCGTTTGCATTGTTCGCCCATGACGCGGCCGGCTTCATAAGCCAGTGCGGTATCGCGGGTGGCGCCGATCATCATGTTGCGGGGGAGGGAGGTAACGCTGTCGAGGCGCATCCCGAGGCCCCATTCGCCGTCGATGGACACCAGCAGCGGTACTTTGGAGATGGACTGGTAGTAGTTGGTAAGGTTGGCTTCCCGCACGGGGCCGCCCTGGAAGAAGATGACGCCGCCGACTTTGTTGTCGCGGATATCTTTGGCCACGGCGTTAATGTGGTCCTGTCCGAAGTTAGAGTGAGCCCTGATCACGATTAGTTGCGCAATGCGTTCTGCCGGTGTCAGAGATTGGAATACGCTGTCAACCCACTGTGAAGCCGTATCTTGTGGCCGTTTGGTGATGGTGTTGACTTTCTTGTTCTTCTTTTTGTTCATAGCGCCGGGGGCATAGGTATAGCGCTCCCGGTCATCAGCAAGCCTGTCAGTCCTGCAACCAGTAATTGTTTCCTCATGTCATAAACTTACAAATAATCGGGCAAGATTTCATTACCAGTGCCTGACTATCAAATAATTATTAAAAAACCGTATATGTTTTTGTCAAATCGCCAGATATTCGTTAAATTAGAATATTCTATTGAAGATATTTTACAGTTCCGCTATAAATATTAAAATATCTTTACTATTTTGTCTAAATCTTTTATATTTTTTAACCAATCGCAATTTTAGTTACCAATACATTCAATTGTTTGTTATATTTGCAACCTTGCGAGTAAAGTAGATTTTAATAAAACATGGTCAATCTCATTTTATTTGGCCCTCCCGGTAGCGGTAAGGGTACACAAAGTGCTAAGATAATAGATAAGTACGGGCTTATACATCTGTCTACCGGCGATTTGCTGCGTTCAGAGATAGCCAATAAAACACCTTTGGGCATGGAAGCCACCAAGTTTATGGACCAGGGTTTACTGGTACCGGATGAAGTGGTGATCGGTATGATCAGCTCCAAGCTGGACGCCAATCCGGACGCCCGGGGTTTCATTTTTGACGGTTTTCCCCGTACTACCGCCCAGGCAGAAGCGCTGGACAAATTGCTGGCCCTGAAAAAAACGGCTATCTCGGTGGTATTGTCCCTCGAAGTACCGGAAGATGAACTGATCAAGCGCCTGCTGAACCGCGGTAAAACCTCCGGCCGTAGCGACGATTCCTCTGAAGACGTGGTAAAAGCACGTATTGTGGAATATCATAATAAAACAGCGCCGGTAGCTGACCACTACGCAAAATTCGGCAAGTTCAGGAAAGTGAAGGGAGATGGCAGTGAAGCGGAAGTATTTGACCTGCTCTGCAAAGAACTGAATGAACTGGTAGCAGAGAAGGTATAAAGGGGTTTTATCCCGCCATTAGAAAGACATACAGACCTTATATAACACGCAAAGATTGTAAGTTAGGAGCTAAGGACACCGGAAAAGTGTACCAAATTCGCTCAAACTTAACGATCTTTGCGTTTTATTTTCTGGCAGCAGCCATTTTGGTTTAAAAATATTGATTAGTGGAAAAAGCGAACTTCGTAGATTATATCCGTGTATTTTGTAAGTCTGGTAAAGGCGGCGCAGGCAGTATGCATTTTATGCGTACCAAGTTCAATGCGATGGCCGGCCCCGACGGTGGCGACGGTGGCAGAGGCGGACACGTGATCCTGAGAGGGAACGCTCAGTTATGGACCCTGTTGCACCTGCGCTGGCATAAAAACCTGCTGGCAGAAGACGGTGAAAACGGCAGTGGCGACAACTGTACCGGCCGCTTTGGAAAGGATATTATCATCGAAGTACCGCTGGGCACTACTGCCAAAGACGAAGAAACAGGCCGCGTGGAAGCGGAAATCCTCCACGATGGCCAGGAAGTGATCTGGATCCCCGGCGGCCAGGGCGGCCGCGGCAACGCCTACTTTAAATCGGCTACCAACCAGACACCGGAATATGCTCAACCCGGCATGCCCGGGCAGGAAGGCTGGAAAATCGTAGAACTGAAAGTACTGGCCGACGTAGGACTGGTAGGTTTCCCGAATGCCGGCAAATCCACCCTCCTTTCCACTATCTCCGCCGCCAAACCCAAAGTGGCAGACTACGCTTTCACCACCCTCACCCCCAACTGGGGATGGTAGCGTACCGTGACAACCAATCCTTCTGCATGGCAGACCTTCCGGGCATCATCGAAGGCGCCCACGAAGGCAAAGGACTGGGTCACCGGTTTTTACGACACATTGAAAGAAACGCCGTTTTATTATTTCTGATTCCTGCCGACAGCGCCGATCACCGCAAAGAGTTTGACGTGCTGGTCAACGAACTGGAACAGTATAATCCCGAGCTCCTGGATAAACAGTTTTTGCTGGCCATCAGTAAAAGCGATATGCTCGATGACGAACTGAAAGCCGCCATCGCAGCAGAATTGCCGGAAGATGTGCCGCATGTATTTATCTCCTCTGTCACACAGCAGGGAATCACTGAGCTGAAAGATATCTTGTGGCAAGCCCTGACAGACAAAGACAACCAGATAAGTACAGCCGGCACCGTTAGCGCCGAATAACTGACAGGGCAAGGGACCTGTAATAAAACGTCCATGTTTCGTTACACGATCCCACTTACTATGAAAACACTGTTAAAGCTTGTACTGCCGGCATCCCTGCTGATGACGGCCTGCCAACAAACAAAAACACCTGTTAAGGAAAAACCCGTCCAGATCGATACTATGCAGCTGATAGCCCTCCCGGCGCCGTCAGCTGAAAAAGTCGCGTCCAATGAAGTGTCTGTAGTAAGCCGCGACAGTACGACGTATGTGCGTTTCGGTGACTGCTATTTTTCGCTCGACTGGATTTCGGCAGACCAGCAACGCAATGACTTTGAAAAACATCCTGATACCCTCTACTTTTCACTCGAGCCCAAACGCACCATCGAAGGCCAGATGCTGGCCATTACCACCGGCGAAGCCGAAAAAATAAAAGTATGGCAGCGCTTCGAAACCAGCGCACGCGTAGGACGGCAGGTGCTCCGTCAATGGAAACACTACCGCAGCGAGTGGGAACAGCTTCACCCTGAAGCCAGCAACTTTTTTATCTGCCGGAAATATACCGCTGCGCAAACCAACCGGTTGCCCGAGGACGCCACCCTCGAAAGCCTGCAACAACACGTAAAAAAACACTACGGACAAGCGCTCTTTAACCAGGTAGCCCTCCTGCAGGCCCTGCCCGAGGCGGTCATCACCACCTACTTCCTGAAGTTCAACGGCACCCTGCGCAACTCCCCCACCAAAATCAATAAACTGCTGGTTATCCAGGTAACGCCCTGACAGTACTAAAAAAGAGAACCGGCAATGCAGACGCATCACCGGTTCATATCAATCGGCTGTACTTAACAGAACAGGGGTTTTCAGTTCCGGCGGGTGAAACAACATAGCGGTGCACAGGCAATTCGCAAATTGATGACCCACCAGAACAGGATAGTTAATGCAACTCTTACACCCTTCCCAGAAACGGGTGTCAGTAGTAATTTCGGAATAAGTAACCGGCAGGAAGCCCAGCCGGCTGTTTAACTTCATCACCGGCAAACCGGTAGTGATACTGAAAATTTTTGCAGATGGATATAAAAAACGACTTAACTCGAATATCTTCTTTTTGATGGCCGCCGCCACTTTCAGTCCCCTGAAAGCCGGTGACACTATCAAACCGCTGTTCGACACAAAACGGTTGTTTTGCCAGGCCTGTATGTAAGAAAACCCCGCCCAGAAACCACTCTTCGTAAAAGCGATGACCCCATTCCCCTGCAGGATCTTTTTCTTGATATCCAATGGATTCCGCTTCGCGATACCAGTTCCCCTGGCTTTGGCGGAAGATTCCATTTCGGCCACAATGGGCAGCGCAAAGTCCACGTCTTCCGGCGTCGCTACCCTGACAATTATCTCCTCATCTGTTTCCATTGTAAATGAGTTGTTGCTGTATGTAAAGACCATAAATCGCATCCGGTATCAGGCCATAAATCCTGATCCGGTTCACGGCATCGCCCAGTGGCACTTTACTAAGCGCCGGCACAAATACCCGGGTGATGGCGCCCCTTACCACTTCATTGCCGCGTTCATATAGCTTCCCGGCCAGCTGCAGACATCTGCCGGCCACCGGAAAATTCTGTTCCCGCAATTGCCGGTCGGTATATTCACTGAAACATCCTACGGTGTCGTATATGTGAAATATCGCCGGAAACTGATGTAAAGCTTTTTTAAGTGCCGGTATATGATCTTCTATATAAGCCGGCACTTCGTATTGGTTTATCATGGCTGATCGTTGTTACTGATCAGCTAATGCCAAATGGTATTCCACAAACAGCAAGGGAACGTTAAAACACAGCAGGAATAAGGATTTTTAACAATTTACAGGAAGATGCCAAACGGAAAAAGTCTTCCGTTTCTGCATGGTGTTTTCAAAAAATGCAAGGCCGGCCACGGCAATTAACAGTAAAGCCTGACACCTTTTACGGCGTCAGGCTTTACCTCAATTATTTATCTGTGAATATCAGGCGGCAGCCAGCGGCGGAACCACGCTGCGCTTATTCTTAGCGGCTTTCTTTTTCTTCATGGTCCGGTTGATCCACAGGATGGTACCGGTAGTAGGGAAAGTAGCGCCGAGCAAAGCCAGCAGCAGTGCAAAAATTTTAGACGGCAGCCCGAAGATGGAACCGGTGTGCAGCGGTTTGATCATGCCCCTTACCTTCTGGCCAAGGTTTCTTTCACTGAAAGTCTGCGACTTCAATACCTTACCGCTGAACTGGTCGAGGTAGTAACTGGTGGTAGCTGCCTCGTTCAATGCGCCGGCGGGCAGCAGGGTCACCTGTATAGACGCTTCTTTGTCTCTCGGCATCGCCACGGCATAATATTGCGCATCGGGCGCCTGCTGTTTTACCTGCGTTAAAGCCGCCTCATAGGAGATGTTACCGGTCGTCTCCGGCGCAACGACCGATGCCGGCGCTTCCATGGGCTTGGGAGACGCCCCCAGCACAGCAAACAGCCCTTTATTGAACCATTCGTACGACCAGGTAAGGCCGGTAAATACCGATACAAACAGGAAGATGCAGACATAGAAGCCCAGCACCACGTGCATATCATGATTCAGCCTTTTCCAGCCCCCGTCCCACTTCACTTTAAGACGCTGTTGCAGTATCTTACGCGTTTTAGGCCACCATAATACGATGCCGGTAATGAGAATGAACAGGAAAATCAGGGTGCTGGCACCGGTGATCATCTTGCCGGTGTCTCCGGCCAATAACCAACGGTGAAGGGAGAATATCTGGTAGTAGAAAGTTTTCTGATAACTGTAAAGTTCTATCACCTTGCCGGTATACGGGTTAACAAAGGCGGTGCGGCCTTTTGATTTCTTTTGTTCTTTACCGCCGGCCCTGACAGCTTTATCCCCGGCAGGCTTCATTTCTTTGCCGGCCTCTTTTTTACTTTCCCCGCGCGCTTCTTTGCTCATCCCGCCCTTTTTACCTTCGTCCAGCTGAACGGCCAGGGAACGGGACGGATCTGCATACACCTGGATACGGGAAATACCCGCGCCCGGCACCTGCTGCTTCACCATCTCGGCGATCTGGTCCAGCGGTAACCGTTCCTTTTCAGGCGCTACGTAATAGCGGCTGTGATTAAATGCTTCCGTCAGCTCCTTTTCAAATACCAGTAAAGCACCGGTCAGACAGCTGATGGTAATAACCAGGCCGGCCGCCAGCCCGAGGTATAAGTGAATACGGCGAAAAAAAACTTTCATATCAGACTTGATCCAACCGCAAAAAAACGATCCGTGACGCGAAATATACTTGCGGAAGAGGAAAAAGATTTACGCAATCCGGAATTTTTTCCACGCAAAGATATCTAAGGTCAACATTTGTTTAATAAGAACGCAAAGAAGCGAAGACCAGTTTTAATTCACCCACTCAGTATTCAGCCATTTAAATATTATATTTTCTTATAATAAACAAATGAGTAAATGGATAAATGAACAAATAAAACTGGTCTTCGCTCCTTTGCGTTCTTAATAATATCAATAATCTCTGCGCGCTTTGCGAGAAAACTAGAGCAGACCACCCAGCATACCGCCGGCAGCGCTCTTCATCTCTGCTTCCCACGTGTTTTCCGCATCTTTCAATGCACGATTCAGCGCTGTCAGCAGCAGATCTTCCAGTTCTTCTTTATGCTCCGGCGTCATCAGCCGCTCCGCCACTTCAATACTTTTTACCTGACGGTTGCCATCCACTGTTACTTTAATCGCACCGTCGCCAGCTTCGCCTTCCAGCGTAACTTTAGCCAGACGCTCTTTCCCTTCTTTCATTTTCTGTTGGATCTGCGTCAGCTTGCCGAATAAATCACCAAACATATCTTGTGTTTTTTTAGGGCCGTAAAGATAAGTTTTTACCACACCGTTTTAATATTCAATATTTTAAATATACGTTAGCCACAAGCAACAATTATGTATCTTACCATCAGGTATAAGTTATCAGCTTAAAAAATGGAGACTAAAGTTTGTATTATTGGTGCCGGTCCGGGCGGGGCATGTGCAGCCCTTCAACTGGCACAGCTGGGCATCGGATGTATCGTAGTGGACAAAGCCGTTTTTCCACGGGATAAGGTCTGCGGCGATGGCCTCAGCGGAAAAGTTTTAACCATCCTTGAAAGAATAGACAAAGGCATCGGCGAGCGGTTACAGCAGGCTGTTTTTAAAATGAACAGCTGGGGCGTCACCTTCGTTGCCCCCAACCGTATCGGCATGGACATCCCCTACAAGGCCGACTATCAGCAGGATAAAAGCGATCCCCGGGGGTTTGTCTGCAAACGTATAGACTTCGACAACTTTCTGGTGGAAGAGCTGAAACGCCGGCCGGAGATCCGCTTGTTCGAAGGCGTCAGCATCGATAAATATGAACTGCGGCCGGATGGCTATCACCTGTCGGACAAGGAAGGGACTTTCCAGGTGAAAGCCGACCTTATACTGGTAGCCAACGGCGCCCATTCCGCCTTCACCAAAGAGGTGGCAGGCATCAAAATGGAACCGGACCACTACATCGCGGGTCTTAGGGCCTATTATAAAGGCGTGTCAGGCCTGCACGAGGATGCTTTCATTGAACTGCACTTCCTGAAAAACATGCTGCCCGGTTACTTCTGGATATTCCCGCTTCCCAATGGCGAAGCCAATGTGGGCGTAGGTATGCTCAGCACCACCGTGCGCAACAAAAAAGTGAACCTGAAAAAGCTGATGCTCGACACCCTCGCCACCGACCCGATCATGAAAGAGCGCTTTAAAAACGCTACGCTGGAAGGTACCATCGACGGCTACGGTCTCCCGCTGGGCAGCAAAAGGCGGAAGCTGCATGGCGAACGGTATATGCTGGTCGGCGATGCGGGTTTCCTCATCGACCCCTTCACCGGCGAGGGCATCGGCAACGCACTGTATTCCGGCCAGATAGCCGCCAAACAGGCTGCAGCAGCCATCGCGGCCAACGACTACTCCGACGGCTTCCTCGGCGGCTACGATAAAGAGATTTACCGCATTCTCGGACCGGAAATGGAAGTCAGCACCAAACTGCAAAAACTGATCAAATACCCGTGGCTGTTTAACCTGCTGATGAAAATAGGCTCCCGCAACAAACAACTGAAGGAGCTGATGATGTGCATGTTCCACGAGGTAGACCTCCGTAAGCGACTGGGCAATCCCCTGTTTTATGTGAAGTTATTATTTAACCGATAATCCAATCATCCCTGTGAGATACATCATTCTGCTTGCCATCTGCTTTTCCACTGCTATCGCTCATGCTCAAAAACAGACCATGAGCACTGAACAACTGCCCAAGATGACGGTCCAGACGGCCAACCAACTGGCCGCGCTGCCGCTGAAATGCCTGGACCTTCCTTTCCCTTATAAAACAGGTGTGGTGTTTCCGGACAGTTCCCTGCTGGGCGCTCCGGCGGGTTATCATCCGGCGTTCTACGGCTGTTTCGACTGGCACAGCAGCGTTCACGGCCACTGGATGCTGGTACGCCTGCTGAAAATGTTCCCCGATATGGACAGGGCGGCAGAGATCCGCACCAGGCTGGCGCAGCACCTCACCGCAGAAAATATTCAGACAGAACTGCAGCTGTTTAAGGGCAAAGAAAACAAAAGCTTTGAACGCATCTATGGCTGGAGCTGGCTGCTGCAGCTGCAACGGGAACTTCTGACCTGGAACGACCCTCTGGGCAAAGAACTCAGCCGCAACGTACAACCGCTGGCCAGCCATTTTGCCACCGCATATGTGGATTTCCTCGGAAAACTGATGTACCCTATCCGCGTAGGCGAACATACGAACCTGGCCTTCGGCCTGTGCCTCGCCTGGGATTATGCACAGACCACCGGCGATAAAGCCCTGCAAACCGCCATTCACGATGCGGCCATGCGCTTTTATGGCAAAGACAAAAACGCTCCGGTAGCATGGGAGCCCGGCGGCTACGACTTCCTCTCTCCCAGCCTCGAAGAAGCAGACCTGATGCGCCGTATCATGCCGGAAAAAGAATACCGCCCATGGCTATACGCTTTCCTGCCAGGCCTCTTCCAGAACCCTATTACCATTCTGCAACCCGGACAGGTAAAAGACCGTACCGATGGTAAACTCGTGCACCTCGACGGCCTCAATCTCAGCCGCACCTGGTGCCTCGATGCTATCGCCCGCCACGGCGGCAAAAACCAGCAGGCCATCCAGGCCCTCGCCAACAAACACCTGCTGACCTCTTTCCCGCAGATCGCCAGCGGCGACTATGCCGGTGAACACTGGCTGGCCTCCTTTGCCGTATACCTGCTTACGGCAGAACAGCAATAGGCTGTACGGAACGTATTAATCCCCAGCTATGACCCGTACCTTGAAAACAATACTGCTGTTACTGCTGGCACTCATGCCGGCAGTAACACAAGCACAGCATAAAGCCGTCAGCACCGGCCCCGCCCCTTCCTGGCTGGTTCCCTGGCAGCCCAACCTCCAGCAAAAGCCCAACGCCAAACACATCAGCGACGGCTTCTACCTGCTGCTGGCAGAAACACAATACCACGCAGAACTGAAAAGCGACTACCATCACTACGTCCGCCAGATCGTTTCCGAAGCCGGCATTCAAAACGGCTCGGAAATATCGGTAGACTATGATCCGCAATACGAAAAACTGACGTTCCACCGCATCGTCATCAAACGCGACGGCCGCGAAATCAACCGCCTCGCCGGCGCCTCCTTTAAAGTACTGCAGCAGGAAGAAGAACTCTCCCGCTTTATCTACAGCGGCACCTACACTGCGTGGCTGATCCTGGAAGACGTACGCAAAGGCGACCAGATAGAATACAGCTATTCCCTTACCGGCGCCAACCCCATCTTCGATAACAAAATCGATGAAGAATATTACCAGGTGGCCGCAGAACCGGTGGTCAACTTCTACCGGAACATCATCGCCCGCCCCGGCAGGCAGCTGCACTTCAAAGCGTTCAACCAGGCTACAATGCCTCAACAACGCAACTGGAACGGGCTTACCGTCTACGAATGGCATAACATCAACCTGCAGGATACCGACAACTTCAGCAACCTGCCCTCGTGGTACAATCCCTTCGCCCGCCTGCAAATCAGTGAATACAACAGCTGGCAGGAAATAGCGCAGTGGGCGCAAAGGATCAATACCGTCGCACCTCCGGGCATTGCAGTCAAAAATAAAATCGCCGCCCTGAAACAACAGGCCGGTAACAGCAAGGAAGCCTACCTGCTGGCAGCCCTTCGTTTTGTGCAGGACGATATCCGCTACATGGGCATCGAAATGGGGGAATACTCCCACCGCCCCAATACACCCGATAAAGTACTGGCACAACGCTTCGGCGACTGTAAAGACAAGTCCCTCCTGTTGTGCACCCTGCTCAACGGAAACGGCATCAGCGCCAACATGGCCTATGTAAATACCGACCTGAAAGAGGCCGTCAGTCAACGGCTTCCCTCTCCCACCTCCTTCAATCATGCCATTGTTTGCGCCACGCTCGGAGACAAAACCTGCTGGCTGGATGCCACCCTCTCCTATCAGCGGGGCCGGCTGGCCGATTTCTGCGAACCGGACTTCCAACTGGCGCTGGTGATCACGGACACTGCTACCCGGCTAACACCGATCCGTAAAGAGAACAACGGGCATATTGTTATCCGGGAAACGCTTACCCTGCCGGAGGAAGAAGGTCAGGACGGCTCCCTCCTGGCCAGCACCGCCTGGTACCGCGAAGACGCCGATGCGCAAAGAGCTGCTATGGCGTCCGCCAGCCTCAAGGACAAAGAAGCTACCTTCCTCACTTTCTACCGGAAGTTTTATGGAGAAATGACACTGAAAGACTCCCTCCAGCTGCGCGATGACGCTGACAGCAACATCTTCCGCACCCGGGAGCATTATGTGATCCGTCACCTCTGGAAAAAAGACAGCGCCAACCGCAAACTCCTCTTTTCCATCATCGCCCAGTCACCATCAGACATATTGCCTTATGTGACAGACGAAAACAGGATGGTTCCCCTGGCCATTAAATACCCTTTTGACCAGGATTACCAGATCATCATTAACACACCCATAGAATGGTCGCTGGATGAAAAACCGCTGCATATCAAAAACGACTACTATCAGTTCGACTTCACCGCTACCCGCACCGGCAAACAGATTGTACTCTCCTATTTCCTGAAGACGTTTCGGGACCATGTGCCGCCGGCATTTATGCCGCAGTATGCCCGGGAGGTGAAAGAAATACAAAAGACCACTTCGCTGGACCTGACGCTGAAGCCCGCCCTCCTGCAGCCTATAGGTCAGCCCGCAGGCAATGGCAACTGGCTGGCGATTGTGCTGGCCATCTGTGCCGTAGCGGTATTTGCCTACCTGGGCACGCAGTATTACAAACACTCTTTGCTGCCGGTGCAACATCCGCTGGACCCATTGCCCATTGGGGGTTGGCTGTCACTGCTGGCTATCGGGCTGGTATTCTCTCCCATGTCTGACGTGCTGTTCCTCTGTGAGGCAAAGGTGTTTAATTACGAAACGTGGACAAGCATCGCTGCTCGCAGGGATATAGGGAATGTCACAGTGGTACAGCTCTTCCTGGTCGGAGATATGGTGATACGGGTTTTTCTGCTGTGCTATTCGGTGCTACTGGCGGTGCTGTTCTTCAACAAAAGAGACACCTTTCCTTTTGCGCTGGCGACCTATTACTTTATCAATACGCTGTACCTGTTTTTCTTTCACCGTATTCATGGTTATTATTTCGGGGAAAGCACACAGGGAAATCTGCTTGATCCGGACTCCATTGTATGGCCACTGCTGCGCATGGCCCTCTGGGTACCTTATCTGCTGATGTCCCCGCGTGCGAAAGCAACCTTTATTATGCCGCATCCGGCGCTGCTGCGGGATAATTAAATGGTTTCAGAATCGAAGACCACCACCCGGGACCAGTACTGTTTGCACTGCTCTATAAAATTGATATGCACAGGGTGCGCCTGGTAACGATCGTGCGCTTCCAGGTTTTCAA encodes:
- a CDS encoding YbaB/EbfC family nucleoid-associated protein; translated protein: MFGDLFGKLTQIQQKMKEGKERLAKVTLEGEAGDGAIKVTVDGNRQVKSIEVAERLMTPEHKEELEDLLLTALNRALKDAENTWEAEMKSAAGGMLGGLL
- a CDS encoding NAD(P)/FAD-dependent oxidoreductase, coding for METKVCIIGAGPGGACAALQLAQLGIGCIVVDKAVFPRDKVCGDGLSGKVLTILERIDKGIGERLQQAVFKMNSWGVTFVAPNRIGMDIPYKADYQQDKSDPRGFVCKRIDFDNFLVEELKRRPEIRLFEGVSIDKYELRPDGYHLSDKEGTFQVKADLILVANGAHSAFTKEVAGIKMEPDHYIAGLRAYYKGVSGLHEDAFIELHFLKNMLPGYFWIFPLPNGEANVGVGMLSTTVRNKKVNLKKLMLDTLATDPIMKERFKNATLEGTIDGYGLPLGSKRRKLHGERYMLVGDAGFLIDPFTGEGIGNALYSGQIAAKQAAAAIAANDYSDGFLGGYDKEIYRILGPEMEVSTKLQKLIKYPWLFNLLMKIGSRNKQLKELMMCMFHEVDLRKRLGNPLFYVKLLFNR
- a CDS encoding DUF2891 domain-containing protein, which produces MRYIILLAICFSTAIAHAQKQTMSTEQLPKMTVQTANQLAALPLKCLDLPFPYKTGVVFPDSSLLGAPAGYHPAFYGCFDWHSSVHGHWMLVRLLKMFPDMDRAAEIRTRLAQHLTAENIQTELQLFKGKENKSFERIYGWSWLLQLQRELLTWNDPLGKELSRNVQPLASHFATAYVDFLGKLMYPIRVGEHTNLAFGLCLAWDYAQTTGDKALQTAIHDAAMRFYGKDKNAPVAWEPGGYDFLSPSLEEADLMRRIMPEKEYRPWLYAFLPGLFQNPITILQPGQVKDRTDGKLVHLDGLNLSRTWCLDAIARHGGKNQQAIQALANKHLLTSFPQIASGDYAGEHWLASFAVYLLTAEQQ
- a CDS encoding DUF3857 domain-containing protein; the protein is MTRTLKTILLLLLALMPAVTQAQHKAVSTGPAPSWLVPWQPNLQQKPNAKHISDGFYLLLAETQYHAELKSDYHHYVRQIVSEAGIQNGSEISVDYDPQYEKLTFHRIVIKRDGREINRLAGASFKVLQQEEELSRFIYSGTYTAWLILEDVRKGDQIEYSYSLTGANPIFDNKIDEEYYQVAAEPVVNFYRNIIARPGRQLHFKAFNQATMPQQRNWNGLTVYEWHNINLQDTDNFSNLPSWYNPFARLQISEYNSWQEIAQWAQRINTVAPPGIAVKNKIAALKQQAGNSKEAYLLAALRFVQDDIRYMGIEMGEYSHRPNTPDKVLAQRFGDCKDKSLLLCTLLNGNGISANMAYVNTDLKEAVSQRLPSPTSFNHAIVCATLGDKTCWLDATLSYQRGRLADFCEPDFQLALVITDTATRLTPIRKENNGHIVIRETLTLPEEEGQDGSLLASTAWYREDADAQRAAMASASLKDKEATFLTFYRKFYGEMTLKDSLQLRDDADSNIFRTREHYVIRHLWKKDSANRKLLFSIIAQSPSDILPYVTDENRMVPLAIKYPFDQDYQIIINTPIEWSLDEKPLHIKNDYYQFDFTATRTGKQIVLSYFLKTFRDHVPPAFMPQYAREVKEIQKTTSLDLTLKPALLQPIGQPAGNGNWLAIVLAICAVAVFAYLGTQYYKHSLLPVQHPLDPLPIGGWLSLLAIGLVFSPMSDVLFLCEAKVFNYETWTSIAARRDIGNVTVVQLFLVGDMVIRVFLLCYSVLLAVLFFNKRDTFPFALATYYFINTLYLFFFHRIHGYYFGESTQGNLLDPDSIVWPLLRMALWVPYLLMSPRAKATFIMPHPALLRDN